In Terriglobus sp. TAA 43, a single window of DNA contains:
- a CDS encoding energy transducer TonB — MSFSSKDLEHLLGRLHEDESQQEEFGFERSLTDNALRTLAPAQPPRDLSLRIRVALSKERVRAQHNWLHRVKERVELFLENTLRPMAVQAGVATVALVSITGGALMLSAPQQAVEANDEPLAGFSAPRYLYSPSGEFPLASVNEAPLIVKAMVDSTGRVYDYQVLSGALDSNALEALRQRMLTGVFQPARVFDHPVRGSVLLTFGDVVVRG, encoded by the coding sequence ATGAGTTTTTCGTCCAAAGATTTGGAGCACCTGTTGGGGCGTCTTCATGAAGATGAGTCGCAACAGGAGGAATTTGGTTTTGAGCGTTCGCTGACGGATAACGCCTTGCGTACGCTTGCTCCGGCTCAGCCACCGCGCGATCTTTCGTTGCGCATCCGCGTCGCTCTCTCCAAGGAACGCGTGCGCGCACAACATAATTGGCTGCATCGGGTGAAGGAACGTGTGGAGTTGTTCCTGGAGAACACGTTGCGGCCTATGGCCGTGCAGGCTGGCGTCGCAACTGTGGCGTTGGTATCGATTACAGGCGGCGCTCTCATGTTGAGCGCTCCGCAACAGGCTGTGGAAGCAAACGACGAACCCCTGGCTGGCTTCTCTGCACCGCGTTATCTGTATTCGCCTTCGGGAGAATTTCCGCTCGCCAGCGTGAATGAAGCGCCGCTTATCGTGAAGGCAATGGTGGATTCCACTGGCCGCGTGTATGACTACCAGGTACTGTCAGGCGCGTTGGATTCCAATGCTTTAGAGGCGTTGCGTCAACGCATGCTGACTGGTGTCTTCCAGCCTGCACGTGTCTTTGACCATCCGGTCCGGGGCAGCGTGCTGCTCACCTTTGGCGATGTTGTG
- a CDS encoding sigma-70 family RNA polymerase sigma factor, with product MNGAAVMDPVTGTIGGFSKAGGMTASRPELPVEEVALVAALQAGSEDAFRQLISQFSGPLYSLLLRSLADPADAADVTQDVFIKIFRSVGSFHGDSSLRTWIYRIAMHEASNSRRWWVRHKKAEVTIDGDSNEDDGELNFSLRDTLADHRESPFESARQSQLRSVVEAALREVPESFRTVVILREIEGMAYDEIAEILNIHIGTVKSRLMRGRAALRTSLGARLPEFAQVAPKKMPQAAAKASSATSKEAR from the coding sequence ATGAACGGGGCAGCGGTGATGGATCCGGTTACCGGCACGATCGGTGGATTTTCCAAGGCGGGCGGCATGACGGCCTCGCGTCCGGAACTGCCCGTGGAAGAAGTAGCCCTGGTGGCTGCTTTGCAGGCGGGATCTGAGGATGCCTTTCGCCAACTCATTTCACAATTCAGTGGCCCGTTGTATTCGCTGTTGCTGCGTTCGCTAGCCGACCCGGCAGATGCCGCAGACGTCACGCAGGACGTGTTCATCAAGATTTTTCGTTCCGTTGGCAGCTTCCACGGCGACAGCAGTCTTCGCACATGGATTTATCGCATCGCCATGCACGAAGCGTCGAACAGTCGCCGCTGGTGGGTGCGCCATAAGAAGGCCGAAGTCACGATTGACGGCGACAGCAACGAAGACGATGGTGAATTGAATTTCTCTCTGCGAGATACGCTTGCGGACCATCGTGAATCGCCTTTTGAGAGTGCGCGGCAATCGCAACTTCGTTCCGTGGTGGAAGCTGCGCTGCGCGAGGTTCCGGAAAGTTTTCGAACCGTCGTTATCCTGCGCGAGATCGAAGGCATGGCTTACGACGAGATTGCAGAGATTCTGAATATCCACATCGGGACGGTGAAGAGCAGGCTGATGCGTGGTCGCGCAGCTTTGCGAACGAGCCTGGGCGCACGCCTTCCCGAATTTGCACAAGTCGCGCCCAAAAAGATGCCGCAGGCAGCAGCGAAAGCCTCCTCTGCGACATCCAAGGAGGCACGATGA
- a CDS encoding YXWGXW repeat-containing protein gives MTKFTGIGLTAILLGTALAPVVVDAQPRYGPPPPGPRMGPPPPPMERRPPPTRPGWAWHGGYYRWGGGRYVWVPGSYMAPPRPGVIWVAGRWISTPRGWVWREGYWR, from the coding sequence ATGACGAAATTTACCGGAATCGGACTTACAGCCATACTGCTGGGAACAGCACTCGCCCCTGTGGTTGTCGATGCGCAACCCCGTTACGGCCCGCCACCTCCTGGACCGCGGATGGGCCCACCGCCACCGCCGATGGAACGTCGCCCTCCTCCGACACGTCCAGGATGGGCTTGGCATGGCGGCTATTACCGCTGGGGCGGTGGACGATACGTGTGGGTTCCTGGCAGCTACATGGCCCCGCCTCGTCCGGGCGTGATCTGGGTCGCCGGACGATGGATCAGCACACCGCGTGGATGGGTCTGGCGCGAGGGTTACTGGCGCTAG
- a CDS encoding GNVR domain-containing protein, whose product MTSDPENEKTEPTVTERPADDGAIDLLATAARLWTGRRVLIKYMLVLGLVTGVVAYLLPLSFTAEASFIPPESGSGSSLMALTSQIGLGGGSSLLSGVKTPGEMYAGILQSKLVLDSLINKFQLTDVYHTKKMSQAETRLLSKTSVKLDTKQNIVYIKVTDSKPERARDLANGYLDALDAANSQMAITSAAQRRLFFERQLKSEKNALADAEVDLKRSQEATGVLQPAGQTTLQLRTIAETRSQIAARQVELAALRQTSTEQNVDVVRLKSQIANLEAQLHSMQSGSGEEGALPTAKVPEVALEVVRKEREVKYHETLFEMLARQYEAARLEEAKEGTIVQVLDRAKLPDMKSFPPRMALIAVGMMVGLMIGVFRILFLTTNQMEELRSRFRSTPTA is encoded by the coding sequence ATGACATCGGATCCAGAGAATGAGAAGACTGAACCCACTGTGACAGAGCGACCAGCAGACGATGGAGCTATAGACCTTTTGGCAACAGCCGCAAGACTGTGGACCGGTCGACGAGTCCTAATCAAATATATGCTCGTGCTTGGTCTTGTCACAGGGGTGGTTGCGTATCTTCTGCCTCTTTCATTTACAGCCGAAGCTTCGTTTATTCCACCCGAGTCAGGCAGTGGATCAAGCCTAATGGCGCTAACCAGTCAGATTGGACTCGGGGGTGGGAGCTCACTTCTATCGGGCGTTAAGACACCCGGAGAAATGTATGCGGGCATTCTGCAGAGCAAACTTGTCTTGGACAGTTTGATCAACAAGTTTCAACTGACCGACGTTTATCACACGAAGAAGATGAGCCAGGCGGAAACGCGTCTTCTGAGTAAGACATCCGTGAAGCTAGATACGAAGCAGAATATTGTTTACATCAAGGTAACTGATTCTAAGCCAGAGCGTGCTCGTGATCTGGCAAATGGATACCTAGATGCCTTGGATGCCGCAAACTCTCAGATGGCAATCACGTCGGCGGCGCAACGACGGTTGTTCTTTGAGCGGCAACTGAAGTCAGAGAAAAATGCACTAGCTGACGCCGAGGTCGACCTGAAACGCAGTCAGGAAGCGACAGGCGTTCTCCAACCTGCAGGCCAAACTACGCTGCAATTGCGAACCATTGCTGAGACGCGGTCACAGATTGCTGCTCGTCAGGTGGAACTAGCTGCTCTGCGACAGACATCCACCGAGCAGAATGTGGATGTGGTCCGCTTAAAAAGCCAAATTGCGAATCTTGAGGCACAGCTGCACTCGATGCAATCAGGTTCTGGTGAGGAGGGAGCACTTCCAACAGCAAAAGTGCCTGAAGTTGCTCTTGAGGTTGTTCGAAAAGAACGTGAAGTTAAGTATCACGAGACCTTGTTTGAAATGCTTGCTCGACAATACGAAGCTGCCAGGTTAGAGGAAGCAAAGGAAGGCACGATAGTTCAGGTGCTGGACCGTGCCAAGCTCCCAGATATGAAGTCATTCCCGCCACGGATGGCGCTCATCGCAGTAGGAATGATGGTGGGTTTGATGATAGGAGTATTTCGCATTCTATTTCTGACAACCAATCAGATGGAGGAACTTCGCTCACGCTTCCGCTCTACTCCAACAGCTTGA
- a CDS encoding flippase, whose translation MFRLTMQAFRAKLSDKFDKLSPGLRKVTGNMGWLFIDRIVRMGMGLVVGVWTARYLGPGDFGIFNFGIAFVALFATATTLGLESIIVRELLEKPEHAREILGTSIVLRALSGLLSMFLVVGAVKLLQPQDHLAILIVAILSPQLLFQAFDTIDSFFQSEVRSKITVWAKNGAFLICAGVKVILILLHAPLWAFAVATSGEFGLGAVGLVIGYRVAGGHLAQWKVSRARAKALIQQSWPIIFSAMAIMVYMRLDMIMLKVMKGDAAVGLYSAATRISEVWYFIPAAVVSSVQPSIIRVKNDPVLFYERQRKLFSLMTVTACLIGSVVALLSNTIVRLLYSHSYAGAGPVLAAHVWASVFVFLGVAQSPWNIAHNLLKQSLYHTIAGAVINVVMNLYLIPRYSVMGAALATVVSYAISSVFANAFSASMRPIFYMQMRSFLPTRFWKHDIPG comes from the coding sequence GTGTTTCGTTTGACCATGCAGGCGTTTCGTGCAAAGCTTTCGGACAAGTTCGACAAACTCAGCCCAGGTCTTCGCAAAGTCACCGGAAACATGGGTTGGCTGTTCATTGACCGTATTGTGCGGATGGGCATGGGACTTGTGGTCGGGGTGTGGACCGCACGATATCTCGGTCCCGGCGACTTCGGGATTTTCAACTTCGGTATTGCGTTTGTAGCGCTCTTTGCAACGGCTACAACTCTCGGGCTGGAATCCATTATTGTTCGGGAGTTGTTGGAGAAGCCAGAACATGCCCGCGAGATTCTCGGAACATCAATTGTTCTGAGGGCCCTTTCGGGGCTGCTATCCATGTTCTTAGTGGTGGGAGCTGTCAAACTTCTGCAACCTCAAGATCATCTGGCCATTTTGATTGTGGCTATCCTGTCTCCCCAGCTCTTATTTCAAGCTTTTGACACCATTGACTCCTTCTTCCAGTCTGAGGTGCGGTCAAAAATAACCGTTTGGGCAAAGAACGGTGCGTTCCTGATCTGTGCTGGTGTGAAGGTCATCCTCATCCTCCTGCATGCCCCACTATGGGCGTTCGCTGTCGCCACTTCGGGAGAGTTCGGGCTGGGGGCTGTGGGGTTAGTGATAGGGTACCGCGTAGCCGGTGGTCATCTCGCGCAATGGAAGGTAAGCCGTGCACGGGCCAAAGCGCTCATTCAACAGAGCTGGCCGATCATATTTTCAGCAATGGCCATCATGGTATACATGCGCCTAGACATGATCATGCTGAAAGTGATGAAGGGTGACGCTGCTGTCGGCTTGTATTCAGCTGCCACTCGGATTTCCGAGGTCTGGTATTTCATCCCTGCGGCCGTTGTCTCATCCGTGCAACCGTCTATCATTCGCGTCAAGAACGATCCTGTCCTGTTCTATGAACGACAACGTAAGCTGTTCTCTCTGATGACGGTCACCGCTTGTTTGATCGGTTCGGTCGTGGCGTTGCTATCCAACACCATTGTCAGGTTGTTATATTCCCACAGCTACGCCGGTGCAGGGCCTGTCCTTGCTGCACACGTCTGGGCGTCCGTATTCGTCTTTCTCGGGGTGGCCCAATCACCCTGGAACATAGCGCACAATCTTTTGAAGCAGTCCCTGTATCACACCATTGCGGGGGCCGTGATCAACGTGGTTATGAACCTGTATCTTATTCCACGGTATTCCGTGATGGGGGCCGCGCTGGCCACGGTTGTTTCTTATGCCATCTCCAGCGTCTTCGCCAATGCCTTCAGTGCCAGCATGCGTCCAATTTTCTATATGCAGATGCGGTCGTTTCTTCCGACACGTTTCTGGAAGCATGACATTCCTGGCTGA
- a CDS encoding DapH/DapD/GlmU-related protein, translating into MFDLAKRILQSQARRKVLALPNIVIHPGAKVNFRGIRFNAASTLHIGSGSIVEGTLVAEREGASIIIGENTFIGSSTIAAAERIEVGSDVLISWGCNIVDHNSHSIAWSERSRDVVDHYNGLKSWAHVPIRPVRIGNKSWIGLNVIILKGVEIGEGAVVGAGSVVTRSIPPWTIAAGNPARILREIPEEARHT; encoded by the coding sequence ATGTTCGATTTAGCAAAGCGGATATTGCAATCCCAAGCTAGGCGCAAGGTGCTTGCGCTTCCAAACATCGTGATCCATCCCGGTGCAAAGGTTAACTTTCGCGGCATCCGATTCAATGCAGCCAGCACATTGCATATAGGTTCCGGCAGCATAGTGGAGGGTACTCTCGTAGCGGAACGCGAAGGCGCCTCGATCATAATCGGCGAAAATACCTTCATCGGAAGCTCGACGATCGCGGCAGCAGAACGCATCGAAGTCGGCAGTGATGTGCTTATCTCCTGGGGATGCAACATTGTCGATCACAACTCGCATTCAATCGCCTGGAGCGAACGTTCCCGCGATGTCGTAGATCATTACAACGGCCTTAAATCATGGGCTCATGTTCCAATCCGGCCAGTGCGGATAGGAAACAAGAGTTGGATTGGCTTGAACGTTATCATCTTAAAAGGTGTAGAAATTGGCGAAGGTGCGGTGGTGGGTGCTGGAAGCGTCGTAACTCGCAGCATTCCTCCCTGGACTATCGCGGCTGGAAACCCCGCCCGTATTTTGCGAGAAATTCCCGAAGAGGCTCGGCACACATAA
- a CDS encoding NAD(P)-dependent oxidoreductase codes for MPDTLHHTALVTGANGFIGRHISRELSALGYQVVGIGHGKWEEAEWKAWGIGRWAEQDIHRDALVELNITPSLIFHCAGGGSVAYSIDHPLSDFERTVTATANVLEYARLYAPLARIVYPSSASVYGTVATVPIQEESPILPISQYGIHKLMAEQMVLSYGRQFNLPVVIVRLFSVYGNGLRKQLLWDACKKLHAGDFSFMGTGEETRDWLHVEDAASLLIHASGFASSQCPVVNGGTGEGVVVRDIVSCLCNILACGAQPCFTGTARIGDPMRYIAAMDRLSAWNWQPTKKWRDGITAYAEWWKAEHAVQE; via the coding sequence ATGCCAGACACCCTGCACCATACTGCTCTCGTTACCGGTGCCAATGGTTTCATTGGTCGCCACATCAGCCGTGAACTTTCCGCACTTGGCTACCAGGTCGTGGGCATCGGTCATGGGAAATGGGAAGAAGCGGAGTGGAAGGCCTGGGGCATCGGTCGCTGGGCTGAACAGGACATTCACCGCGACGCACTCGTTGAATTGAACATTACGCCCTCGCTGATCTTCCATTGCGCAGGTGGCGGCTCAGTCGCGTATTCGATTGATCACCCGCTGTCCGACTTTGAGCGAACCGTAACGGCAACGGCCAACGTGCTGGAGTATGCCCGCCTGTACGCACCTTTGGCGCGCATCGTCTATCCGTCCAGCGCCAGCGTCTATGGCACGGTGGCCACCGTGCCAATCCAGGAAGAATCCCCGATCCTGCCGATCTCGCAGTATGGCATCCACAAACTCATGGCCGAACAAATGGTCTTATCCTACGGACGTCAATTTAACCTTCCGGTTGTCATCGTTCGCTTGTTCTCGGTGTATGGAAATGGATTACGCAAACAGTTGCTATGGGATGCCTGCAAAAAGCTGCATGCAGGTGACTTCAGTTTCATGGGCACCGGCGAGGAGACACGCGATTGGCTGCATGTCGAAGATGCAGCCAGCCTGCTGATCCACGCATCGGGCTTTGCATCCTCGCAATGTCCTGTTGTAAACGGCGGCACCGGAGAAGGCGTCGTGGTCCGGGATATCGTGTCATGTCTGTGCAACATTCTTGCGTGTGGGGCGCAACCATGCTTTACCGGGACTGCACGCATAGGTGACCCCATGCGCTACATTGCCGCCATGGACCGCCTAAGCGCATGGAACTGGCAACCCACAAAAAAATGGCGCGATGGCATCACAGCATACGCGGAGTGGTGGAAGGCGGAACATGCTGTCCAAGAATAA
- a CDS encoding glycosyltransferase — translation MLSKNNPQRNIAFLVPAGFWNGGKNYMKNLFLAMRTIPGTPYLPIVFTGTDNAISPTDYAGVTVVQTPLLTRKSIPWIVRKAISVALGKDILLGRLLRRHSVVALSHIMQANATVGLPTLAWIPDFQHVHLPQFFDEEERAFRDRNLKGLCASDKIIVSSLSAQKDLEAFDSSSIGRIECLRFVASPISGVNSPSSAEIAERYGFAGPFFLLPNQFWEHKNHQVVVDALAILRKRGERILVLATGPTHDDRRPQFFDSLMAHVAEQNVTEQFRVLGQIPFDDLLGLMRDCVALLNPSKFEGWSTSVEESKSMGKHVILSDIPVHQEQAPKLGHYFAVNDAESLANVMQAVLQSFSAEQDRAMRQRAHEEFPERQKHFAKQYAEILDRALI, via the coding sequence ATGCTGTCCAAGAATAACCCGCAACGTAACATTGCTTTTCTGGTTCCTGCGGGATTTTGGAATGGCGGCAAGAACTATATGAAAAACCTGTTCCTGGCCATGCGGACGATACCAGGAACACCATACCTTCCGATTGTTTTCACAGGTACCGACAACGCAATCTCGCCCACCGACTACGCCGGCGTGACCGTTGTTCAAACACCTTTACTCACGCGCAAGAGCATACCCTGGATAGTCCGCAAAGCCATCTCTGTTGCTCTGGGCAAAGACATACTACTGGGTCGACTGCTTCGTCGGCACTCAGTCGTCGCGCTATCTCACATCATGCAAGCCAACGCCACCGTTGGCCTCCCCACCTTGGCATGGATTCCTGATTTCCAGCACGTTCATCTTCCGCAGTTTTTTGATGAGGAAGAACGAGCCTTTCGCGACCGCAACCTGAAGGGTCTCTGTGCAAGCGACAAGATTATTGTGAGCAGCCTTTCCGCACAGAAAGATCTTGAAGCGTTCGACTCGTCGTCCATTGGCCGGATCGAATGCCTTCGTTTTGTAGCAAGTCCGATTTCTGGTGTTAACTCACCTTCTTCTGCAGAGATTGCAGAACGATATGGATTTGCGGGACCGTTTTTCTTGCTGCCAAACCAGTTCTGGGAGCACAAGAATCACCAGGTTGTAGTGGATGCGCTTGCCATCCTAAGGAAACGCGGAGAACGCATTCTTGTACTCGCAACCGGCCCGACACACGATGACCGTCGACCACAGTTCTTCGACAGCCTGATGGCTCACGTCGCGGAGCAGAACGTTACCGAGCAGTTCCGCGTATTAGGGCAGATCCCATTTGATGATTTGCTTGGCCTTATGCGCGACTGCGTTGCCTTATTAAACCCCTCAAAATTTGAGGGATGGAGCACCAGCGTCGAAGAGTCAAAGTCTATGGGGAAACACGTCATCCTTTCAGACATTCCTGTTCATCAGGAACAGGCTCCGAAGCTAGGACACTATTTTGCGGTGAACGATGCAGAGTCATTGGCCAACGTCATGCAGGCTGTATTGCAATCATTCTCCGCGGAACAGGACCGTGCGATGCGTCAACGTGCACACGAAGAATTTCCGGAGAGGCAAAAACATTTTGCAAAACAGTATGCAGAAATTCTTGATCGCGCGCTGATCTAA
- a CDS encoding glycosyltransferase yields the protein MKILFASAHLPSSTARQAGSRTSYGICEWLARNHDVHLLSFATALEAETFDDTQRSIFKSSRVFPVSNKDRVKGLLRSPSLPTLIAARSSEPFAVAFQEIQRSILFDVVILDHGQMLQYLPLCDPRSVTVGSLHDIYSQMWERRTSSEQNALRTLAYRVETKRVRHWERSAFQRTDLLVTLSGKDRDIVLRESQPKNPPTYIHPKIESLRTNLVTTGSRPQNRLLYWGAMNRMENVDAVTWAIQEILPRIRRKIPDARLYIAGHGSDTITPSLKNAAGVHVVGFVDDVSAMMASVTAALLPLRLGAGIKIKTLECMAAGLPVITTHVGAEGTGIQNEVHALIRETAEELAHACILILNSSARAAEISKAGQEKIQEFHEFDQKMQLAWDRVTELVENKDRIDFGAGRTRMQP from the coding sequence ATGAAGATTTTGTTCGCAAGCGCCCATCTCCCAAGCTCGACTGCGCGGCAGGCTGGGTCACGAACCAGTTACGGCATTTGCGAATGGCTCGCGCGCAATCACGACGTCCATTTGCTTTCATTCGCCACGGCGCTGGAAGCGGAGACCTTTGATGACACGCAACGCAGCATCTTCAAATCCAGCAGAGTATTTCCGGTATCCAATAAAGACCGGGTCAAGGGACTCCTTCGTTCGCCCTCGCTACCGACACTGATTGCTGCCCGGTCCTCAGAGCCATTTGCGGTGGCCTTCCAAGAGATTCAACGTAGCATCCTATTTGATGTTGTCATTTTGGACCACGGACAGATGCTGCAGTACCTTCCTCTGTGCGATCCTCGTTCGGTAACAGTAGGGTCATTGCACGATATCTACTCGCAAATGTGGGAGCGACGGACATCTAGTGAGCAGAACGCCTTAAGAACCCTCGCATATCGAGTCGAAACAAAGCGCGTGCGGCACTGGGAGAGATCTGCATTTCAGAGAACCGACCTTCTTGTAACGCTTAGTGGCAAGGACCGCGATATCGTCCTGCGCGAATCACAACCGAAAAACCCACCCACTTATATTCATCCTAAGATTGAATCGCTTCGGACAAACCTTGTCACCACAGGTTCGCGTCCGCAGAATAGGCTGCTGTACTGGGGGGCTATGAATCGCATGGAAAATGTTGATGCGGTCACGTGGGCCATCCAAGAGATTCTGCCTCGAATACGGCGCAAAATCCCGGATGCCCGGTTGTATATTGCCGGTCATGGCAGTGACACCATTACCCCCTCACTCAAGAACGCGGCAGGGGTTCATGTGGTGGGATTCGTTGATGACGTATCTGCAATGATGGCAAGTGTTACTGCCGCTCTCCTTCCTTTAAGGCTCGGCGCCGGCATCAAGATTAAAACGCTGGAATGCATGGCTGCGGGATTGCCGGTGATAACAACGCATGTCGGTGCAGAAGGCACTGGTATCCAAAATGAGGTACATGCACTCATACGCGAAACGGCAGAAGAGCTGGCCCATGCCTGCATTCTGATTCTCAACTCATCTGCACGAGCGGCGGAAATCAGTAAAGCCGGACAGGAGAAGATTCAGGAATTTCATGAGTTCGACCAAAAGATGCAGCTTGCATGGGACCGTGTGACGGAGTTAGTGGAGAATAAAGACCGGATAGACTTCGGTGCAGGCCGCACAAGGATGCAGCCATGA
- a CDS encoding glycosyltransferase family 2 protein: MEPTISVVTVTFNAKDSLLQTLRSVREQTYGNVEYIVIDGGSTDGTLEVLKEHSQDIDYWVSERDNGIYDAFNKGSKTLTGEWTIFLGAGDVLHSENVLKEIAKAATAVPPEAEILYGQVAIVSLDGRLVEIENAAWSETKGRWSGGRPLIPHHQGVFHRRALLAGDTPFDTSYRICADSKLVIRSVLRHEPRFANVVVTSSPLGGISTQPKYAWLRAKEVLRVNREVEYRNVWNEGFFYLKTMTKILLQKFGGEQVLKRATDLYRRSTGRTARWN, from the coding sequence GTGGAACCGACCATCTCTGTCGTAACCGTTACGTTCAATGCGAAAGACTCTCTCCTGCAAACGCTTCGCAGTGTTCGTGAGCAGACATATGGCAACGTTGAGTACATCGTGATTGACGGCGGTTCAACCGATGGAACACTTGAGGTTCTTAAAGAACACTCGCAAGACATCGATTACTGGGTCAGTGAGCGAGACAATGGCATCTACGATGCCTTTAATAAGGGCAGCAAGACACTCACCGGTGAATGGACCATATTTCTGGGTGCTGGCGATGTTCTCCACAGCGAGAATGTCTTAAAGGAAATCGCGAAGGCAGCGACCGCCGTTCCTCCGGAAGCCGAAATCCTCTATGGCCAGGTCGCAATTGTCAGCCTCGATGGAAGGCTCGTAGAGATTGAAAACGCAGCATGGTCTGAAACGAAAGGCCGATGGAGCGGTGGGCGTCCCCTGATCCCGCATCACCAGGGAGTCTTCCACCGTCGGGCGCTTCTTGCAGGAGACACTCCATTCGATACGTCGTATCGTATCTGCGCGGACAGCAAGCTCGTGATTCGCAGTGTGCTAAGACACGAGCCTCGCTTTGCGAACGTTGTTGTCACCTCATCGCCACTCGGCGGTATCAGCACACAGCCGAAGTATGCATGGCTGCGAGCGAAAGAGGTGTTACGAGTCAATCGCGAGGTCGAATATCGCAATGTCTGGAATGAGGGGTTCTTCTACCTGAAAACCATGACGAAGATTCTGTTGCAAAAGTTTGGTGGCGAACAAGTCTTAAAACGGGCCACCGACCTCTATCGGAGATCCACCGGACGTACCGCTCGGTGGAATTGA